One Flavobacteriales bacterium genomic region harbors:
- a CDS encoding beta-lactamase family protein, protein MMKKKKVKLIARILLLTGTLVSLFFVPWILVKAWILPLPNSIQEQVEEAIGHGFDGMIVYVDQAGKPPAFFTGGWKDRQKKIPTDPNALFKIASISKLYTAVAATKLVNEKRLSFDKTLTDYLPELRDRIENAEEITLRMMIQHRSGIPNFTDNPAYWENEQENGKKPLDFALDLPASFKPNRGYEYSNTNYLLLRRIMDLTLGYNHHLYIKEKILVPLKLKNTFFSITEVDLENVMSGYYVGFEEDFKAREYGMLATAKDVAVFLRALNDGSVFHNGEQEIYPYVYNHGGLVVGYQSLAEYHKEIDAVVVQFINTTDFTGYEWNLSEITINRIVKILKKNEL, encoded by the coding sequence ATGATGAAAAAGAAAAAAGTCAAACTGATTGCTAGAATATTACTACTTACGGGTACGCTGGTCTCCTTGTTTTTTGTGCCATGGATTTTGGTGAAAGCATGGATTTTACCACTACCAAATTCGATTCAAGAACAAGTAGAAGAAGCCATTGGACATGGATTTGATGGAATGATCGTTTACGTAGATCAAGCAGGGAAACCACCAGCATTTTTCACTGGTGGATGGAAGGATAGACAAAAAAAAATACCTACCGATCCAAATGCCTTGTTCAAAATTGCCAGTATTAGTAAATTATATACTGCCGTAGCGGCTACTAAATTGGTCAATGAAAAACGCTTATCTTTTGATAAAACTCTTACCGATTATCTTCCAGAACTTAGAGATAGGATTGAAAATGCTGAAGAAATTACCTTGAGAATGATGATTCAGCACCGATCTGGTATTCCAAATTTCACAGATAATCCTGCATATTGGGAAAACGAACAGGAGAACGGAAAAAAACCCTTGGATTTTGCACTCGATCTACCTGCCAGCTTTAAACCTAACCGAGGATATGAGTATTCAAACACAAATTATTTATTGCTTCGCAGGATTATGGATCTTACTTTAGGATATAACCACCATCTTTATATCAAAGAAAAAATATTGGTTCCTCTAAAACTAAAGAACACTTTTTTTTCGATCACTGAAGTTGATTTAGAAAATGTTATGAGTGGATACTACGTGGGTTTTGAAGAAGATTTTAAAGCTCGTGAATATGGAATGCTTGCCACAGCAAAAGATGTTGCTGTATTTTTACGTGCCTTAAATGATGGTTCTGTATTTCACAATGGAGAACAGGAAATCTATCCCTACGTTTACAACCATGGAGGTTTAGTTGTTGGTTATCAAAGTTTAGCAGAATATCACAAAGAGATAGATGCTGTTGTTGTTCAATTCATCAACACCACAGATTTTACGGGTTATGAATGGAATTTATCTGAAATTACCATAAACAGAATTGTAAAAATCCTAAAAAAGAATGAGCTGTAA
- a CDS encoding polyamine aminopropyltransferase has product MENKYSKKQKSRALKIALFATGVSGIVAEYILSTLASYFIGNAVLQFTLIVSIMLFSMGLGSRISKWFTKEVIFYFIITELVLSVLVSFSALIVYTTYSYGDVYWILIYLLSIFVGVLIGLEIPFATRINDSYESLRLNISSILEKDYFGSLIGGLFFAFVGLPYFGLTYTPFILGLLNLLISFYLFRVLDEYISKRKKRWLWVLYLIIFSVQMIGFVLAEPIVKYGEQKKYKDKIVFSKQTKYQKIILTEWQNWHSLYINGNQQLSTFDEFLYHEPMAHIPLLLQGHPKNILILGGGDGCLLREIWKYSNIESVDLVDLDPEMVRLGKEHPVFIEWNKNSMNDSRLKTYAEDGFQFVEKSKKSYDIVMIDLPDPNSVDINKLYTKEFYRLLKSKVQANGFIITQAGSPYYATKAFYCIQKTMKAAGWNTLPMHNQVLTLGEWGWIVGSHFPLEKKQVVNLEPSENLKWLNKESLTQLVSFGKPLVDTSGIEVNTIFKPTLYQYYKKGNWNLY; this is encoded by the coding sequence TATTCTTTCTACTCTGGCGTCTTATTTTATTGGAAATGCGGTTCTTCAGTTTACACTTATTGTTTCTATTATGCTCTTTTCCATGGGATTGGGGAGTAGGATTAGTAAGTGGTTTACAAAAGAGGTGATTTTTTATTTTATCATCACAGAATTGGTTTTGTCTGTTTTGGTTTCCTTTTCTGCACTCATCGTTTACACCACATACAGTTACGGAGATGTTTATTGGATTCTCATCTATTTGCTCTCCATTTTTGTTGGAGTTTTGATAGGTCTTGAAATCCCTTTTGCCACAAGAATCAATGATTCTTATGAAAGTTTAAGATTAAACATTTCTAGTATTCTAGAAAAAGACTATTTTGGAAGCCTTATCGGAGGTTTGTTTTTTGCCTTTGTAGGCTTACCCTATTTTGGTCTTACCTACACGCCTTTTATCCTTGGTTTATTGAATTTATTGATTTCTTTTTATCTATTTCGGGTATTAGATGAATATATCTCCAAGAGGAAAAAACGCTGGCTTTGGGTGCTTTACCTTATTATTTTTTCTGTTCAAATGATTGGTTTTGTCTTGGCAGAACCTATCGTAAAATATGGAGAACAAAAGAAATATAAGGACAAAATAGTTTTTAGTAAACAAACGAAATATCAAAAAATCATTCTAACCGAGTGGCAAAATTGGCACTCATTGTATATCAACGGAAATCAGCAACTCTCTACTTTTGATGAATTTCTTTATCATGAACCCATGGCACATATACCGTTACTGCTTCAAGGTCATCCAAAAAATATTCTAATTTTGGGTGGAGGAGATGGATGCTTATTGCGTGAAATATGGAAATATTCAAATATAGAATCAGTGGACTTAGTAGATTTAGATCCTGAAATGGTTCGATTAGGTAAAGAACATCCCGTTTTTATTGAGTGGAATAAAAATTCCATGAACGATTCACGATTAAAAACTTATGCCGAAGATGGATTCCAGTTTGTAGAAAAATCTAAGAAAAGTTATGATATCGTGATGATTGATTTGCCTGACCCAAATAGTGTAGATATTAATAAGTTATACACAAAAGAATTTTACCGTTTACTAAAATCAAAAGTACAAGCCAATGGTTTTATTATCACTCAGGCAGGCTCGCCCTATTATGCTACCAAGGCTTTTTATTGTATCCAAAAAACCATGAAAGCAGCCGGATGGAATACATTGCCCATGCACAATCAGGTCCTGACTCTAGGAGAGTGGGGATGGATTGTGGGAAGTCATTTTCCACTTGAAAAAAAGCAGGTTGTAAATCTAGAACCTTCAGAAAATTTAAAGTGGCTCAATAAAGAATCGCTTACTCAGTTAGTTTCTTTCGGTAAACCTTTAGTAGATACTTCTGGTATTGAGGTGAATACCATTTTTAAACCTACTCTTTATCAGTATTATAAAAAAGGTAATTGGAATTTGTATTAA
- a CDS encoding glycosyltransferase family 39 protein, which translates to MPFSQTVDADAVTRIFLSLDWIENPTWISESVWGPLHFYLNGLALAIWKNPVYTPKILNIILSTFSLIPFYYFTKREFNNNGALITTIFLALSPILFRNSFFGLSETPYLFFLVLAMNWLSKWIKERKTLFLILSGIAITIASGIRYEAWMIMAIWGVFVLVKYDFKNAFIFSVFALIFPFIWMMQSYLNTGNPFSGIEGNFKWTMDVMDNNANLNFESYLRRIWYFPFIWVISVGPPLAFILLKDHFQFKKFNNAKFYSNIWFITLIIVFVFIIINSLKGTLLLHARFVGSILIFSLPFAANFFRENTIKTRKLSVLFISLSVGLSFFYNISNVKPIPRLENQNAKEIAKKITKYKGNSTSLYIDDWGWDNTYYIGLNSGVHHKNISFINQYSQDSEIIKKLKQSIQFNGNRLLLLSNASQSEKILTINYSKNTIQFNSKVHSFEILSKNQNVTLIKIIENQHL; encoded by the coding sequence ATGCCCTTTTCACAAACTGTGGATGCTGATGCCGTTACTCGGATTTTTCTATCATTAGATTGGATAGAAAATCCAACATGGATCTCTGAAAGTGTTTGGGGTCCTTTACATTTTTATTTAAACGGATTAGCATTAGCGATATGGAAAAACCCAGTTTACACACCCAAAATCCTTAATATCATATTAAGTACATTTTCCTTAATTCCATTTTATTATTTTACAAAAAGAGAATTTAATAATAATGGAGCGTTAATTACAACAATTTTCCTAGCACTTTCACCTATTTTATTTCGCAACAGCTTCTTTGGATTATCAGAAACACCCTATTTATTTTTTTTAGTCTTAGCTATGAATTGGTTATCTAAATGGATAAAGGAAAGAAAAACATTATTCCTCATTTTATCTGGAATAGCCATCACAATTGCTTCTGGAATTCGCTATGAGGCTTGGATGATTATGGCTATTTGGGGAGTTTTTGTTTTGGTAAAATATGATTTTAAAAACGCTTTCATTTTTAGTGTGTTCGCCTTAATATTTCCATTTATTTGGATGATGCAAAGTTATTTAAACACAGGAAATCCATTCTCTGGAATAGAAGGTAACTTCAAGTGGACTATGGATGTTATGGATAATAACGCGAATCTCAATTTTGAATCTTATTTGAGACGTATATGGTATTTTCCTTTTATTTGGGTTATCTCTGTTGGACCTCCACTTGCCTTTATTTTACTAAAAGATCATTTTCAATTTAAAAAATTCAATAATGCTAAATTTTATTCCAATATTTGGTTCATAACACTCATTATTGTTTTCGTATTTATCATTATTAATTCATTAAAAGGAACTCTATTATTGCATGCTCGCTTTGTTGGCTCAATACTTATCTTTAGTTTGCCTTTTGCAGCCAACTTCTTTAGGGAGAACACTATTAAAACAAGAAAACTGTCTGTTTTATTTATATCACTTTCTGTAGGCTTATCCTTTTTCTATAATATTTCTAATGTAAAACCAATACCCCGATTAGAAAACCAAAATGCAAAGGAAATTGCAAAGAAAATCACCAAATACAAAGGAAATTCCACCTCACTTTACATCGATGATTGGGGATGGGATAATACTTATTATATTGGATTAAATTCTGGAGTTCACCATAAGAATATTAGCTTTATCAACCAGTATTCTCAGGATTCTGAAATTATTAAAAAATTAAAACAATCCATACAATTTAATGGCAACAGATTACTCCTACTATCCAATGCTTCTCAGTCAGAAAAAATTTTAACTATCAATTACTCAAAGAATACCATCCAATTTAACAGTAAGGTTCATTCATTTGAGATTTTGTCAAAAAATCAAAACGTCACTTTGATTAAAATTATTGAAAATCAACATCTCTAA